The Malus sylvestris chromosome 3, drMalSylv7.2, whole genome shotgun sequence genomic sequence cttttccttttctacccgtgccttatgaaggactttggcacacacacacacaagaatcacttcccccacacttgtttttctgcaagagttcaacaaaaggaattccttctaaattatgctttactatgcttcaagaacaagggtatggatggtcctaatctaggcttggtgaggatagtgtgggtaacaaagaacataggcaacACAAgactcaacggggttaaacttaaacacgtaatgaacgggataggctttttggctcttggctcactaaacaacttcatcttgaatatgtgttatgcaaatcaataacatgctttgaatgaaataagcatgagttctagcatttggaactaaatgatgaaacgccttctaagtagcaaccaagcaaagaataatgagatcatgcaacgactttagaaaacaaaaaaattgcacagattaataactctccaaataaaaatttaggccCAAGTCTCTCAATGATGtaacgttagtttgagttccttctttcaagcatgttacaaaaaaaactgatttttcagCCCATGCCAACCTTTCAGCGCCGCCCTTTCCTCTCGGCCTGAGCCGAGCAGATCTCAATGCCTCAATGCATTGATcctcttgccgcaccaccaAGCTACATCGTGGCCTCCTTGCCACGCATATCTCACCTCCTCGGCCCCTGCCGAGCCAATTTTTCAAGTCCCAAGACTcccaaaaaaattcaagaagaagaaaattcaaattttcttaccttggtgtggcaaggagaaggagaagaacaaCGAGAGATGACTCTTTGCAAGGGCAAGAAAAGAAGAATGCTAAGGGTGGGGGAATAAAATTTTCCTCTGGCTTTTCTTCCTTGTTGGAATAAAGATTgctctccaaatttatttaatccccaACTTAAGGTAGAATTAAATAGGTATTAGGGGCAATaggtttccttttcctagaagtctatctccaaatcaagaaataagatcaagttcaaattgggaaacaatTCTAAAAGCCTAAGCAGCATGGGGTTCCTACACCTACTATCATttttggagcctaaaataatcccaaaaattctaaaggtgacacatggacttttattcaagaaagacaagattgccctcaataaatgggcaggCTTCTCATGTGCTTCCATGCACAGCTCACACCCCTGGAGGTCTCAGCAGCTGAATACGACTGTCCACAGCTCACTTTCCCTTGGCAAgaaattaaagataaggattaattacccaaatcctatctttaatactttcctatttgaagattgactccaatcaagtaagtaatcctaatttaaataaattagggataattacaccattatctcaatatattatttcctatttaatatctggggaatatttagagaatatctcCCCATTAAACACTATAGCCAGCCCTATCCTTATAAATAcccccatattctaccaaattttcagagcttttgcaaccctaaaaaagccctaaacactgtACTCTcttagagaaactaacttaggcatcggagatccgTTGACCTAcattttcgtcaagactgaagacggcGGAAATTTGTATCGataaatatgcacttatttacaaaatatataataaatttactatcgcctaacgtcttttagaaccttgcttgtGATCACATGCTCTATATATGGCATGTTAGGAGGAATATTATGTCACACATTCGTGATCTTGATTGTTTTAAAGAGTAGACGAACTTCAAAAAAACCACGTGATGGTGAAAGAGTTTGAGAAATGATGGGGTAAAATGCTGGATATTTATGGTTTTCGAGGGAACAAGTGAGTAGAAAAAACAtacaataaacaaacaagataagTTGAGGCATTCTTGTAGGAGAACGTTCTTGCTGGGATGCAAAGTGCGCAACGATTGGAGGGAATGAACGCTTTTATGAATTGTTATCTCAAAAAGAAGTTTCTGCTATTTGAATTTGAGATAACGATTCATAAAAGTGTTTATTGCCTCCAATCTTTGCGTACTTTGCATACCGACAAACAATTTCCTCCACAAGAATGCTTCAACCCATCTTGTTACACACTTGTTCCCTTGAAAACCATAGGTATACATTTTACCCCTCATACCTCAAACTCTTTCATCGCCATTTGTATCTTTTCAAAGTTTGTCCACTATTTAAAACAACGGGATCATAAATTTGTGATATAAATTTTCTCTTTAACATGCCTGTGATCACAAGTATCATGCGTGGTCATAATTTAGTGCTCTACAAAACGGCCTTGGTGGCGCCTAAGTGGTAGGCAGTGGCGGATCAACGCAATCTAGACCGAAATATTGAGAAAATTTTGGTAGGGGCTAGGCGGGCTAGGTGGGGTTTAGGCGGTTccattgtttttaattttttttaattaagttaaAGATTGTTCTAAATAACCTACTTAATtagtgaattttcaaatttgatttttcattttcttatttttttactccattttttagtgatgatggCAATATGGCTtaatgtgacaacccgtccctacttttacggttttattaatttttgaaagcgtgaattgacgaaaatgccctagaggcgagattattgacttttgttgaccttTAGTTCATGACGCGTATGAACTACTATTTTACCGTACTCTCGAAGTTCTCAACGGGACAATCACATGAGCGTAATCTAAATCGAAACCAGAGTTACAATAGGGGTTTTACGGAACTACAAATccaaaaagtacttttgtaaagattacaatttattattttatatatttcttataattattatattattatttgaggtatgatatccacacaccctattttacttctcacacaccttttaaattttcggccgtcagatcggatgaattgaagaagatcaacaaacatcaaggggtgtgtgagaagtaaaatggggtgtgtggatagcacacccctattattttaacattattttgttattacattattatttaatattagtTGAGGGAGAAGGACGGATGAGAGAAGGaaataagaaaatgaaagagGAAAAAGAGAACTGCTGCTCAATTGGAAAAGAGAAGGGTgaaatgagagaaatgaggCGAATGGGAGGCCAATGAGGAGGAGAGAGGAAAGTGAGGAACGAATCAGGAAGAAGAGCatgagggaaaggagagaagaagaacaTGAGGAACCCAAACTAAGTCTCCCTTGACCCGTGCGACCTGACTGGTAGGAACCATAGAAACCAATGGTTTCCCGGCCAATTTCCAGCAAATTAACCCAAGCCACCACCTGGAAACCATCCCACGACCTCCCCTCTTCCATTTTCATCCATTAATTGGTGGATTTTAAGCCTAGGTTTTGTGATTTCTCACTAACAACTTTGAGAGCACCCACGACGGTGATTTGCCATTTCTGAAACAAACTCCATCAACCACCACCCCTATTAGACTCTCCTTGAGCCCAGGAACAAACCCTAAACAACCTTGGAGGTGGCGGAGCACCGGAGAAGCCGAATCGAAGGCCACCAGTTTTAGGGTTTCCGGCAGGTTTGAGACAAATTGGAGTttttcctggccaaattggacttggccataggtataaaacttgctctactcattgagatcttcatttctgtgaaatttggtagtgtttggaaatagttgaatttttcaacTAGTCGGGGTGGCCGGCCACTGCGTGCAGTGGCACGGGGAGGCGACGCTTGGGCAGTGACACCACTTGACCTCCCTAGGCTAAAATGAGTGCCATGATTCCATATTAGACATCCGATTGACGACATTCCGTTGTTTGGTTTTATTTCCGCCAAGGGCCATCACTTGGTTATTATATGACTCGAtgatccgaccattggatcatcaccaaactttaatacgtaatagtacataatatttaaggatGTTAGGAATTGATAGATCGGGAATCTGACATATGGATCTTCCCGGATGgattttctaagtttgtaaatctAAACGTCAGCCACCACTTAATTTTAGcgattgacggagatccgaccgttggatcgtttcGAAACTTTaaatgttgttctagaagcttattgAAACCCTTGGGAAGTTATGGATCAGAAATTTGAGGTGCAGATTTTTTGGATCAAGTtatgtagggttgtggaccctatcgTCGACCTTCGACCGAGGGTTGACTTTTGTTCAATAGGTTACAAATCACtctagaacgtccttggggatgtgttttatgtaagttacatgcTCTATagataagaattctgagatgtgatttgatatttgttctagGTGACGATCGTTCGTGACGCCTCAATATTCgtgctaggaagttgtagcgCGACCTTCAgttgagtgggtcttttcctttttatagtgtgtgtgtgtgtctatatatatatatatatatatatatatatatataattgttagttTCTATTTATGCATGTCATAAAGAGCTCCCTACAAAACGCCTAGTTTAGCAGAATGCTTATAAGTTTTAGCATGTTGATGGAAATTACTAAATATGCTAtatcctacgggatgcacagGTATGTGTATGTTTATTGATGCTATGATTATACCTATGGCTATGAATGATATTATGTTGATTAGAATTATCGAACCactatggcatgactatatttatgttttatgctcATCATTTACTGCAcccagtgttagtgctcgcTCGGCGCCAGGGCCAGTCTTTTaggtgtatgttcacatccgcaCCGCACGATTGCCTTGGATCCTAGTAGGTGCCAGTCCCATCATACAAGTTGAAATAGGTAATgccgacttgtatgtgaccgCGAATAACACTAGTCTTCATTAGAACGTATTTCATTATTACACctagtcatgttcatgtcagaatacttCTACATTAACTCGTGTGTCAGaatgtgtcgatgagcactcgtTATATTATATTGCCTATGTGAAATTATGTGACTACGAATATGATGTGTTTACGTACAGGATATTGTGCCGTATTATTATCTTGATATTTTGTAAGCTACGGTAAGTAatttcatactatacgtagtatgtatattttggaaactatacatgttttccGGCAAGGGGTTATAacattttcaaaaggtttttattaaaactttatttttcaggcccactcaccttgtttttttgcccctccaggttttaatagCTGAGCTTTCGTATCgatgaggattcttggcaaatcttaaTATACTACCTATaatggtataattcttatcctaccttactgtactttatttatgctctgtcatcacgtgtgaaatgagttcataaCCGCTCACCAGCACACTCTTATGTTTAGGcacttttaagtttaaatttattcatattttccacatcactacactttatggcttcgtcaccttccaagtgtcggccagcatAGCTCAATTCGaaatcctagtggacattccgagtCAGGGTGTGTCACTTAAGTTTTAACTATCCTAAATTCTCAAGAGTGTAAGGAGACCCGTATTAATATGTTATataacaaatttaattaaatctgcATAATCCGCCTAGCTGCCTAAGCGCTAAGTCTCAgtccgccgcccgactagcgcctaacgcTTTTTAAAACCTTGGTCATAATCATGGACCAAAATatcgatatttcgccgataatatcgtttcTGTGAGAGAACGATATTTTCACGAGTATCCACTTAATTATAGTCAatatatcacgatattatcgataatatcgagaTATTTCGTCGATAATATCGAGATTATACTAGATTTTTTTTATCGGGTTGGCTGAGGATTTCGTTTCCAACGAGGAGGTACCACATCAGAGTCTCCGGGTAAAAGGGGACGACATTGGTGTGGACCCAATGGTCGGCGAGCGTCTGATTGGAGGAGATGTTGTTGATGAGCTCGTTGGGGACCATGATGGAAACCTGGAGGTCGGTGTTACGGAGGGCGGTGAGGATTTTGGGGTTGGCGTCCTAGAGCTTGACTCACTTGGCCTTGAGAGACTGGACGAGCTTCACTGACTGCGACAGTGGCGGGAGGTTGTTGCCCAGCTGGCCGTAGTTCACACCCACCTTGGAGGCGAGCTCTGCACCTGAAAAAATCAAAAGGGGTCAGAGAAAAATACCAAATGAACAAAACCCATGTCACCATTTTTGAGATTTTGGGGAAGAAACTTATTGGAAATGGAAACTGAGAGGCAGAGGATGAGCAGGGCGAGAAAACCCAGCTCCATTTTTTGTGGATTTTGAGCTGCCAGAGTAACTAAAAGATGAGCTTTTGCTAATTGTGTGAGTTTTAGAGCAGAAAAAGGTGATCTGGAGCTCAAAGATTGGATCTTTGAGGAAAAAATAagagataaaataaaggaaCTAAGGCACTGAACTACTGCTACTGGACCCTTGTATGAAAGGAAGGAGTGAGATGTTACAGGTGTTTGAGGAGTGAAAGAAGATTGGGAATGACTTtatagaaaagaagaaagagatgagagagagagagagtgtgtgtgtgtgtgtgagtgagcAGATGGAAGAATGGAAGGAAAGAGTAAAAGGTTAGAGTAGCTGTGTTATTGTTTTTGGGGTTTATTATTAAGTTAATAAGGCTTATTATTTTGCTGGGTTTCCATCAAAcccaaaaatacttgaaaaatgCTGAAAAATCTCAATACACCTGGGCCTTATCCAACTCGTTACAGATATGTTTGTGATTACATATTCAGCCTGTGACATTTATATGGTCATTAAGATGTCTGCAAGGCTTGCAAGCTAATATTTTTTATCTaggataaatttctatatttaaaaaaacaccaaggggattcgaacccctcccattttactccttcaacaccttgaccaccatatcacttatgtttttgtgaaaatatgctaaaatacacttactctacacatagagatgatgaagatagtgaaaattttgaacctcacaggaactctatgtggtactaagtcactcatgtatcttaccatgcaatgtataaagtgtaaaagaTTGTACTAATTCATCTAATTCATTAtacataaatgattatggtgtgtttaaacttctttcattaattactacatattttctacactcacaatgtttgccaactcgctatataatcaacttaaatcaattaaatccatcatgcaatgcatttccttacaattttttgtgataaactaatagataatttactaaataaacatcctgcaaagtttcaataaaaaattctaagtttttcttacaatttccgtggtttttattcaatttttatcaatatcgataatatcttgatattttcattgaaatttccgtatttttggactaccgatattttcgatattattgatattttataccttggtcaTAATTAGGGGTGGGAAAGGGCTAGGCCCAAAATTGGAGGAACCAAACCAAATCTGTTTGAAAATGAAACAGGGCGGATAATGCTGGgtaatgaaaattaaaattaaaatcagaCCTAACCCGATCAGTTTGAAATTGGCCGGTTCTTACAGGTctttaatctaacatctaacacacacacacacacacatatatatatatgggcaaaagactgtttactacccttatgttttgtggttttcaacatttagtacatcaagtttttttcgtcccagagtcatacctaaagtataaattttgggacagtctcatacatccgttagtcaaactgttaagtctgccGTTAACAGTGATGTGGCGCCCatatggacaatgactgggcgccacgtgtcatccacgtggaaatttaaaaaaaaatataaaatatatatattataaaataataaataaataaatttaaaaaaaaacgttttttttttttttttccttcttcattccttttccttcttcttcttcttccttcttcttcctctgactgAATCTGGGTAgcagattcgtttttttttttttttctctttcttcttccttcttccttcttcttcttcttcttccttcttccttctccttcttccgaatctgcccattttttttttcttcttcctccttcttcttcttcctctttcttcttcttcgttcttcttcttcttcttcttcttcttcttcttcttcttcttcttcgaatctacccagtttttttttttcttcttcctccttcttcctccttccttctccttcctccttcttcctcattccttctccttcttcttcttcttcttcttcttctttgaatatgcccagtttttttttcttcttccttcttccttatccttcttcttccttcttccttatccttcttcttcttcttccttcttcttcctcttcgaatctgcccaattttttttttcttcttcctccttcttcttctccttcgaatctgcccagtttttttttttcttcttcctccttccttcttcttcttccttcttcttcctccttcttcttcgaatctgtccagttttttttttcttcttcctccttccttcttcttcctccttcttccttctccttcttcttcttcttcttcgaatctgcccagtttttttttttcttcttcctccttcttccttctcctccttcttcttcttcttcttcttcaaatctgcccagtttttttccttttttttttcttcttcttcctccttcttcttccttctccttcttccttctcctccttcttcttcttcttcttcttcttccgaatctgcccagattcggtttttttttatttttttttattttttttattttataatatatatatatatatattattttataaatttttttaaaaatttccaCTTGGATGATACGTGGCGCCAAGTCATTGGCCACATGGgtgccacgtcacagttaacagctgacttaacagtttgactaacggatgtatgagattgttctaaaatttacactttaggtatgactctgagacgaaaaaaaattgatgtactaaatgttgaaaaccatgaaacatgagggtagtaaacagtcttttgcccaatatatatatatatatatatatatatatattaaaaaaaaaaaaaatgaaattaaaatttaaacctCGCCGCAGAGCTTTGGTCTTTGGAGGCAAAAGCCTTCACAAATACAGAAAGCAAGCTGACACCCTCCGCATCCAGCCAACACCCTACATTTCCTTAGCTGGCCTCTGAGCttcaaccaccaccacccacTGACCACCACCAAATATCATCCATCCCATTACCTTACTACCACCCTAAATGCAATCACCGCCGGCAACAATGGCGGCGGCGATGCTGCTGCTCCTCCTCCTGCCGATGGCGTCAACTGTGGTGAATGTGGGAGCATCTAACACAAACAGCGTGTACAACCCATGCACAGACACCAAGATTCAGAGGTCCGACGGCTTTACATTCGGGATCGCATTCTCGTCCAAGACCTCCTTCTCCCTAAACGGGAACCAGTCGCATCAGCTCTCCCCCTGCGACCGCCGCCTCTCGCTGTCCTCCTCCAACTCGCAGCTCGCGCTCTTTAGACCCAAAGTCGATGAGATCTCCCTCCTCACTATCAACACCTCTTCTTTCCAACCGGTAATCTAAACTCTTATCTTTTACCATCTTCTTCTACCCTTTTACTCTCTGTTACAGTTTTTGAGCTGGATTGTGATGTGACTGTTTGATTACTAATCGCTGAtactcttgattctttggaccGTGTAATATTCATGTGATTATCCATCAACCAACTTGGACTTTAACCCTTTTGTGACGATTTTAGCCGGCGTTGTAGGGATTAGTTAGCAATAGAATCTGTCATCTTTAAAAAGTGAAAATTGAAGTGTATAAATCTTAAAGTGAGAGTTGCATAATCTGGGGATGTCAAGTTAGCAAGAATCCTGAAGTAGTTAGTGAAAAGGAATGATGCTGCATTCGTTTAAGCCTACACGGATCCTCGAGTCTTTTGTCTTCTTCCACATCATGTTCAGTGAAGAATTTTTGTTTTACCATATTATGTTTGGTGTGCATTTGGTTAGCTGGCTTTGTTTGAGGGGAAAGGGTCAAAAAATTGAATTGCTTTCGATTGTTTGCCATTATCTTTGCTTGAGAGATAAAAATTACTCGTGTTGCATTTATGTTGAAATTGTTTGGGGTTCGTTTAGATACAGATGTGTTAGTATGAGCTATTAAGATACAGgagattggtttttttttttttttccttccatttCGATTTTCTGATAGTTTTTTcctttcatttgattttttagtgttagAACGCTAAAACTATTAGCTTCATTCTAGCTGTTGTacgaaacagaaaaaaaaatcttaatttttttgggAACTGTTCTACTTATCCATGATATGTAATGCTTTCACTGGGGAGAAATTTGCATGATCGGAGGCTCTATCTAACGTACGATCATAACTCATGAATAGTATGGAGTACCTAGTAAGTTCGGTAAAGAAAATCAATAGCATGGTTAAGGAAAATAAAAGAGAATACAGAGTACTTGGGATACTTTGGAAACATTTAACCGAGCAACTGTCTTATTGATTGTTTCAATCGTAGGTATGATAGTGCAATGACATTCTAAAACTCAACATAACTTTGAAGAGTGATTTCTGGTAGATCACAAACAAAAATGATAACCTATGACTTAGAAATTCCATTGAAAGATTAATATTTCTTCATGGATTTTGATAGGGTAGACCTTCAGATAGAATATGGTGCGGGCTTTCCTTTACTACAGAACATCTAAATACCACGCGCCCTATTACATCTGAAGGTCTCTTAATGTTGGTTGTGAAGATCGGCACAGGAATAATCTAAAGCTCAAGGGCATTTATTATAGGCTTGTCAGCTTGAGCAGTTATTTTGCCACCATTTGTTGGTATATTTGGAAGTGGAGATGTAAAATACATTTATGATCAACTCCAGCTTCCCTGCTACCGAGAAATGAGTTTCTGAACTTCATCAAACGCCGGGGTGGAGGAAACCAACTCTTCTACTGTTGGCAATCCCGCATGAAATAAAGTCTTGGTTGGACATTGGAGTCCTTCTCCTCATGATACAATTAAGTTTGAAAAAGGTTATAAGAATGTGGAAAACAAATCATTTGCTGTCATGGGAAACCTGGAAATAAATTATCCCTATAAaatataggaagctaaacgtaATTACATCTGTGGTGTTGTTTGGCTGTGTATGTTGACCTGTTGGTTTTCTTAACTTTGTATTGTCTTTCCTGTCATGTGTTTATATCGTGAATGGATCAGATCACTAAATTGTATGCCCTTATGAgctttctaggattcatatggTGGGTACATGGTGGCGTTTGCTGGACGAAAATATGCTGCAAGGTCTCTCCCTGCGTTTGTTGGAAACAGCACATACATAGTGACAAGTTTTACGTT encodes the following:
- the LOC126615128 gene encoding uncharacterized protein LOC126615128, whose protein sequence is MQSPPATMAAAMLLLLLLPMASTVVNVGASNTNSVYNPCTDTKIQRSDGFTFGIAFSSKTSFSLNGNQSHQLSPCDRRLSLSSSNSQLALFRPKVDEISLLTINTSSFQPDSYGGYMVAFAGRKYAARSLPAFVGNSTYIVTSFTLVLEFQKGRLQNLYWKRDGCAKCTGNSNFVCLNKQDCAIKTSGCKNRGGSVDCSLGIQLAFSGTDKHLSVLNSWYEVENLRQYSLYGLYSNLRDSLTSQYNNFF